From Blastochloris viridis, one genomic window encodes:
- a CDS encoding acyltransferase family protein, whose protein sequence is MTIAQAVKTEAVAAGGGRTPRVFWIDFAKAFGIILVCLGHTIGGLRIDRIGADLEFYNFLRALIYTFHMPLFFFLSGVLTGFRPSTSVGGFIRSSVVGLILPYVLWSVVFVFVQNAFSGAVNAATPYSDLAQMWWKPIGLFWFFYALFVARAVYFVAMALFGRSGMTAAFMAFAALYGLSFAGLTDFNSILMGGSFFGLGVLAAPLLSRAPDRRVLIAALLAATAAWAVLAVATLDPATPRPLWVAAAIAGIAMTVAASRLVPAPNGSVLGGLALIGQASMAIYVAHVMFSATVRAVLYKAGVYDATLHVVLATAAGVIGPVVLFVLANRAGLAPFVGFGSTQKSLYGAPLFGRVG, encoded by the coding sequence ATGACGATTGCGCAAGCAGTGAAAACGGAGGCGGTCGCCGCCGGCGGGGGCCGGACCCCGCGCGTATTCTGGATTGATTTCGCCAAAGCGTTCGGAATTATTCTGGTCTGCCTCGGTCACACCATTGGCGGGCTCAGGATCGACAGGATTGGCGCCGACCTCGAATTCTATAATTTCCTGCGGGCACTGATCTACACCTTCCATATGCCGCTATTCTTCTTCCTGTCCGGGGTTCTGACCGGATTTCGACCGTCGACGTCAGTCGGCGGGTTCATTCGCTCCTCGGTCGTCGGCCTCATTCTGCCCTATGTGCTGTGGAGCGTGGTGTTCGTCTTCGTGCAGAACGCGTTTTCGGGCGCGGTCAACGCGGCGACGCCCTATTCCGATCTTGCGCAGATGTGGTGGAAGCCGATCGGCTTGTTCTGGTTCTTCTATGCGCTGTTTGTAGCCAGGGCGGTTTATTTCGTCGCCATGGCGCTGTTCGGTCGCAGTGGCATGACGGCGGCGTTCATGGCGTTCGCCGCGCTCTATGGGCTGTCGTTCGCCGGGCTGACCGACTTCAACTCCATCCTGATGGGCGGCAGCTTTTTCGGCCTCGGCGTGCTGGCCGCGCCGCTGCTGTCGCGCGCGCCGGACCGCCGAGTGCTGATTGCGGCGCTGTTGGCCGCCACGGCGGCCTGGGCGGTGCTGGCGGTGGCGACGCTCGACCCGGCGACGCCGCGGCCGCTGTGGGTGGCGGCGGCCATCGCCGGCATCGCGATGACGGTGGCGGCGTCACGGCTGGTTCCGGCGCCGAACGGCAGCGTGCTCGGCGGGCTGGCGCTGATCGGACAGGCGTCGATGGCGATCTACGTCGCCCATGTGATGTTCTCGGCCACGGTGCGCGCCGTGCTCTACAAGGCCGGCGTCTATGACGCCACGTTGCACGTGGTGCTGGCCACGGCGGCAGGGGTGATCGGGCCGGTGGTGCTGTTCGTGCTCGCCAACCGGGCCGGGCTGGCGCCGTTCGTCGGCTTCGGCAGCACCCAAAAGAGCCTTTACGGGGCGCCGCTGTTCGGCCGGGTGGGGTGA
- the aat gene encoding leucyl/phenylalanyl-tRNA--protein transferase, producing MTRGFSGRVDITPEVLLKAYACGIFPMAESAEDPGLYWIEPERRGVIPLDRMHVSHRLARTVRADRFEIRINRDFDGVLDGCSAPGPGRMRTWINLRIRKLYRDLFELGHCHTVEAWRGGELVGGLYGVAVGRAFFGESMFHTATDASKVALVHLAARLLAGGFYLLDTQFSTRHLESFGCVEVSRHRYHQLLEQALTGRADFLAVPAEPPMPGAAALAIVAAASESHDQRSPA from the coding sequence ATGACGCGCGGCTTCTCCGGGCGGGTGGACATCACCCCCGAGGTTTTGCTGAAGGCCTACGCTTGCGGCATCTTTCCGATGGCCGAGAGCGCCGAGGACCCGGGACTCTATTGGATCGAGCCGGAACGCCGCGGCGTCATCCCGCTCGACCGCATGCATGTCAGCCACCGGCTGGCCCGCACCGTGCGGGCGGACCGCTTCGAAATCCGCATCAACCGCGATTTCGACGGCGTTCTCGACGGCTGCTCGGCACCCGGCCCCGGCCGGATGCGAACCTGGATCAACCTGCGTATCCGCAAGCTCTATCGCGACCTGTTCGAGCTCGGCCACTGCCACACCGTCGAGGCCTGGCGCGGCGGTGAACTGGTCGGCGGGCTCTACGGCGTCGCCGTCGGCCGGGCGTTCTTCGGCGAGAGCATGTTCCACACCGCCACCGACGCCTCCAAGGTGGCGCTGGTCCACCTCGCCGCCCGCCTGCTGGCCGGCGGCTTCTATCTGCTCGACACCCAGTTCTCGACCCGCCACCTGGAGAGCTTCGGATGCGTCGAGGTGTCACGCCACCGCTATCACCAGCTGCTCGAACAGGCCCTCACCGGCCGCGCCGATTTCCTTGCCGTGCCGGCCGAGCCGCCGATGCCGGGCGCCGCCGCGCTGGCGATTGTCGCGGCCGCCAGCGAAAGCCACGATCAGCGCAGCCCCGCCTGA
- the accC gene encoding acetyl-CoA carboxylase biotin carboxylase subunit: MFSKILIANRGEIALRILRACKELGIATVAVHSTADADAMHVKLADESVCIGPPPAKDSYLNVPSLLAACEITGAEAVHPGYGFLSENARFAEILADHHIGFIGPKPEHIRLMGDKIEAKRTAKRLGIPCVPGSEGGITDDEEAKRVAADIGYPVLVKAAAGGGGRGMKVARTAADIEVALATARSEAKAAFGDATVYLEKYLEKPRHIEVQVLGDGRGNAIHIGERDCSLQRRHQKVWEESPSPALNADSRHKIGTVVANAMRELKYLSAGTVEFLYENGEFYFIEMNTRIQVEHPVTEMVTGIDLLNEQIRLAAGLPLSFVQDDITLNGHSIECRINAENPTTFRPSPGRITYFHPPGGLGVRVDSAVYQGYVIPPYYDSLVGKLIVHGKTRNECLMRLRRALDEIVVDGIETTVPLFRTLVRHPDIANGLYDIHWLEHFLAGSPDI, from the coding sequence ATGTTTTCGAAAATCCTGATTGCGAACCGCGGCGAGATCGCGCTCCGCATCCTGCGCGCCTGCAAGGAACTCGGCATCGCCACCGTCGCCGTCCACTCGACGGCCGATGCCGACGCCATGCACGTCAAGCTCGCCGACGAGAGCGTGTGCATCGGCCCGCCGCCGGCCAAGGACAGCTATCTCAACGTGCCCTCCCTGCTCGCGGCCTGCGAGATCACCGGCGCCGAGGCCGTCCACCCCGGTTACGGCTTTCTGTCGGAGAACGCGCGCTTCGCCGAGATTCTCGCCGACCACCACATCGGCTTCATCGGCCCCAAGCCCGAGCACATTCGCCTGATGGGCGACAAGATCGAGGCCAAGCGCACCGCCAAACGCCTCGGCATCCCGTGCGTGCCGGGCTCCGAAGGCGGCATCACCGACGATGAGGAGGCCAAGCGGGTCGCGGCCGACATCGGCTACCCGGTGCTGGTCAAGGCGGCAGCCGGCGGCGGAGGCCGCGGCATGAAGGTGGCCAGGACCGCCGCCGACATCGAGGTCGCGCTCGCCACCGCCCGCTCCGAGGCCAAGGCGGCGTTCGGCGACGCCACGGTCTATCTTGAGAAGTACCTGGAAAAGCCGCGCCACATTGAGGTCCAGGTGCTGGGCGATGGCCGCGGCAACGCCATCCACATCGGCGAACGCGACTGCTCGCTACAGCGCCGCCACCAGAAGGTGTGGGAGGAGAGCCCCTCGCCCGCGCTCAACGCCGACTCCCGCCACAAGATCGGCACCGTCGTCGCCAACGCCATGCGCGAGCTGAAGTACCTCTCGGCCGGCACCGTCGAATTCCTGTACGAGAACGGCGAGTTCTACTTCATCGAGATGAACACCCGCATCCAGGTCGAGCATCCGGTGACCGAGATGGTGACCGGCATCGACCTGCTCAACGAGCAGATCCGGCTCGCCGCCGGGCTGCCGCTGTCGTTCGTGCAGGACGACATCACGCTGAACGGCCACTCCATCGAGTGCCGCATCAACGCCGAGAACCCGACGACCTTCCGGCCCTCGCCCGGCCGGATCACCTACTTCCACCCGCCCGGCGGCTTGGGCGTTCGCGTCGATTCGGCGGTCTACCAGGGTTACGTCATCCCGCCCTATTACGACTCGCTGGTCGGCAAGCTGATCGTGCACGGCAAGACCCGCAACGAGTGCCTGATGCGGCTCCGGCGCGCGCTGGACGAGATCGTGGTCGACGGCATCGAGACCACCGTGCCGCTGTTCCGCACCCTGGTGCGCCACCCCGACATCGCCAACGGCCTTTACGACATCCACTGGCTGGAGCACTTCCTGGCGGGATCGCCGGATATTTGA
- the accB gene encoding acetyl-CoA carboxylase biotin carboxyl carrier protein, whose protein sequence is MPKSAIDPGLIRELAQLLNDTDLTEVEVQHGELRIRVARNIQLAPFSAAMAAAPAYTVAAPVPAPVPAAPVVPAAVDPANHPGLVKSPMVGTAYRAPEPGAKAFVDVGMQVKEGQTLLIIEAMKTMNAIPAPRAGTVTQILVGDAQPVEYGEPLMIIE, encoded by the coding sequence ATGCCAAAATCTGCCATCGATCCTGGTTTGATCCGCGAACTCGCGCAGCTCCTCAACGACACCGACCTCACCGAGGTCGAGGTCCAGCACGGAGAGCTGCGGATTCGCGTCGCCCGCAACATCCAGCTCGCGCCGTTCTCCGCGGCCATGGCGGCGGCTCCCGCCTACACCGTCGCGGCACCGGTGCCGGCACCAGTGCCGGCCGCCCCGGTGGTGCCCGCGGCGGTCGACCCTGCCAACCACCCCGGCCTCGTCAAGTCGCCGATGGTCGGCACCGCCTACCGTGCGCCGGAGCCCGGCGCGAAGGCCTTCGTCGACGTCGGCATGCAGGTGAAGGAGGGCCAGACCCTGCTGATCATCGAGGCGATGAAGACGATGAACGCGATCCCCGCGCCGCGTGCCGGCACGGTGACGCAAATTCTCGTCGGCGACGCCCAGCCGGTCGAATACGGCGAGCCATTGATGATCATCGAGTGA
- a CDS encoding DsbA family protein, with protein sequence MTLLTSTARRAAAALAAAAFAAVCALPAAAAEPAPAAPLTREDVEKIVRETLIKNPEILQEVAAELEKRASADESERRKLVLEANRERLLGAPQSAVLGNPQGDVTVVEFFDYNCGFCKRALTDLIELMKTDDRVRVVLKDFPVLRESSVDAAKVAVAVKVQATPAKFLEFHQKLMGGRAEATRERALAVAKEVGLDMARLAKDIDSDGVKASLQETFQLAQDLGLSGTPSYVIGDNVLIGAVGLPKLQDHVKSTRDSCKTTRC encoded by the coding sequence ATGACGCTGCTCACCTCAACAGCGCGGAGGGCTGCGGCCGCTCTCGCGGCGGCGGCTTTCGCCGCCGTCTGCGCCCTGCCCGCCGCCGCCGCCGAGCCGGCGCCGGCTGCGCCGCTGACGCGCGAGGACGTCGAGAAGATCGTCCGCGAGACGCTGATCAAGAACCCGGAGATCCTGCAGGAGGTGGCTGCGGAGCTGGAGAAGCGCGCCAGCGCCGACGAGTCCGAGCGCCGCAAGCTGGTGCTCGAGGCCAATCGCGAGCGGCTGCTCGGCGCTCCGCAAAGCGCGGTGCTCGGCAATCCCCAGGGCGACGTCACCGTGGTCGAGTTCTTCGACTACAATTGCGGCTTCTGCAAACGCGCCCTCACCGACCTGATCGAGCTGATGAAGACCGACGACCGGGTGCGGGTGGTGCTGAAGGACTTCCCGGTGCTGCGCGAGTCCTCGGTCGACGCCGCCAAGGTGGCGGTCGCGGTCAAGGTGCAGGCCACGCCTGCCAAGTTCCTTGAATTCCATCAGAAGCTGATGGGCGGCCGCGCCGAGGCCACCCGCGAGCGGGCGCTGGCGGTGGCCAAGGAGGTCGGCCTCGACATGGCGCGGCTCGCCAAGGACATCGACAGCGACGGGGTGAAGGCATCGCTGCAGGAGACCTTCCAGCTGGCGCAGGACCTCGGCCTCAGCGGCACGCCGAGCTACGTCATCGGCGACAACGTGCTGATCGGCGCCGTTGGCCTCCCCAAGCTGCAGGATCACGTCAAATCCACCCGCGACAGCTGCAAGACCACGCGCTGCTGA
- a CDS encoding M48 family metalloprotease: MAVTLAVTAAASPLLAPLALAQGQPKLPIVRDAETEALLKDYMAPVLRAAGLARQNIEVTLINDRAFNAFVADGRRIFVFLGTLVDAKTPNEVIGVLAHETGHIAGGHLARMRQQLAAAQSASIVAFLLSLGAVAAGAASGSTRDSNLGSAVGGIVTGPQEMIRRSLLSYQRGEEQAADRAAVNYLHATKQSPKGMLDTFRRIGDQNLFISRGVDPYTLSHPLPRERISQLEELVAKSPYRDVRDSPALQLRHDLMRAKIIGFFDKPDTVARRYPLSDTSLPARYARAISAYRFNQVNDAIRQIDALIAAQPDNPYFHELKGQALLESARPNEAIAPLRRAAAMAPRATPIRIMLGQALVASGSKANADEAIRELSQALANETTAVDGFRQLALAYGRKGDYANADLASAQAAIASGEFQTARQLAARAKTRFANGSPGWIKADDIENYKPPKLDGKS, translated from the coding sequence ATGGCCGTCACCCTCGCCGTGACCGCCGCCGCCTCGCCGCTGCTCGCCCCGCTCGCGCTCGCCCAGGGCCAGCCCAAGCTGCCGATCGTCCGCGACGCCGAGACCGAGGCGCTGCTCAAGGACTACATGGCGCCGGTGCTGCGCGCCGCCGGCCTGGCGCGGCAGAACATCGAAGTGACGCTGATCAACGATCGCGCCTTCAACGCCTTCGTCGCCGATGGCCGCCGCATCTTCGTGTTCCTCGGCACCCTGGTCGACGCCAAGACGCCGAACGAGGTGATCGGCGTGCTGGCCCACGAAACCGGCCACATCGCCGGCGGCCACCTCGCCCGCATGCGCCAGCAGCTCGCCGCGGCGCAATCGGCCTCGATCGTCGCCTTCCTGCTGTCGCTCGGCGCGGTCGCCGCCGGCGCCGCCAGCGGCTCCACCCGCGATTCCAATCTCGGCAGCGCGGTCGGCGGCATCGTCACCGGCCCGCAGGAGATGATCCGCCGCTCGCTGCTGTCCTATCAGCGCGGCGAGGAGCAGGCCGCCGACCGCGCCGCGGTCAACTATCTGCACGCCACCAAGCAATCGCCGAAGGGCATGCTCGACACCTTCCGCCGCATCGGCGACCAGAACCTGTTCATTTCGCGCGGCGTCGACCCCTACACCCTGTCGCACCCGCTGCCGCGCGAGCGCATCTCCCAGCTCGAAGAGCTGGTGGCGAAGAGCCCCTATCGCGACGTCCGCGATTCGCCGGCGCTGCAACTGCGGCACGACCTGATGCGGGCCAAGATCATCGGCTTCTTCGACAAGCCGGACACCGTGGCCCGCCGCTATCCGCTGAGCGACACCAGCCTGCCGGCGCGCTATGCCAGAGCCATCTCGGCCTACCGCTTCAACCAGGTCAACGACGCCATCCGCCAGATTGACGCCCTGATCGCGGCGCAGCCGGACAACCCCTATTTCCACGAGCTGAAGGGCCAGGCGCTGCTGGAGAGCGCGCGGCCGAACGAGGCGATCGCCCCGCTCCGGCGGGCGGCGGCGATGGCGCCGCGCGCCACCCCGATCCGCATCATGCTCGGCCAGGCGCTGGTGGCGAGCGGCAGCAAGGCCAATGCCGACGAGGCGATCCGCGAGCTGTCGCAGGCGCTGGCGAACGAGACCACGGCGGTCGACGGCTTCCGCCAGCTGGCGCTGGCCTACGGCCGCAAGGGCGACTACGCCAACGCCGACCTCGCCTCCGCCCAGGCCGCGATCGCCTCCGGCGAGTTCCAGACCGCGCGCCAGCTCGCCGCCCGCGCCAAAACCCGTTTCGCCAACGGCTCGCCCGGATGGATCAAGGCCGACGATATCGAGAACTACAAACCCCCGAAGCTCGACGGAAAGAGCTGA
- a CDS encoding pyridoxal phosphate-dependent aminotransferase yields MLSPLDPLLRPAARADIAPFIVMDIMAEAARIEQAGGRVVHLEVGQPAAPAPAAARAAAARCLAEGRIGYTTALGIPSLRRRIARHYAETFGTEVSEARIVATTGSSAAFVLAFLSLFEPGDRVAIANPGYPPYRQILKALGCEPVLIRTGPETRWAITPEALADEHRKVPLAGVLVASPANPTGTMMSGQTLAALIGAAEDAGIRFVSDEIYHGLDYAFPAATAAAVSPRATVINSFSKYFCMTGWRVGWMVVPEPLVRAVERLQQNLAISVPTLSQVAAEAAFDGVAEMEAVKRGYLENRRILTEGLPRIGIDRILPVDGAFYLYANVSGFTDDSLAFARSMLAEAGVAATPGVDFDPYDGRHFIRFSYAGAADDMREAVERIGGWLKRG; encoded by the coding sequence ATGCTCAGCCCGCTCGATCCGCTGCTCCGTCCGGCCGCCCGCGCCGATATCGCGCCGTTCATCGTCATGGACATCATGGCGGAGGCCGCTCGCATCGAGCAGGCCGGCGGCCGCGTCGTCCATCTGGAGGTCGGCCAGCCTGCGGCGCCGGCGCCGGCCGCTGCGCGCGCGGCCGCCGCGCGCTGCCTGGCGGAGGGCCGCATCGGCTACACCACCGCGCTCGGCATTCCGTCGCTTCGGCGCCGCATCGCCCGCCATTATGCCGAGACCTTCGGCACCGAGGTGTCGGAGGCGCGCATCGTCGCCACCACCGGCTCGTCGGCGGCGTTCGTGCTGGCGTTCCTCAGCCTGTTCGAGCCGGGCGACCGCGTCGCCATCGCCAATCCCGGCTATCCGCCCTACCGCCAGATCCTGAAGGCGCTGGGCTGCGAGCCGGTGCTGATCCGCACCGGGCCGGAAACGCGGTGGGCGATCACGCCGGAGGCGCTTGCGGACGAGCATCGCAAGGTGCCGCTGGCCGGCGTGCTGGTGGCGAGCCCGGCCAACCCGACCGGCACCATGATGAGCGGGCAGACGCTCGCCGCGCTGATCGGCGCCGCCGAAGACGCCGGCATCCGTTTCGTCTCCGACGAGATCTATCACGGGCTCGACTACGCCTTTCCGGCGGCAACCGCCGCCGCGGTCTCCCCCCGCGCGACCGTGATCAACTCGTTCTCAAAATACTTCTGCATGACCGGCTGGCGGGTCGGCTGGATGGTGGTGCCCGAACCGCTGGTGCGCGCGGTCGAGCGGCTGCAGCAGAACCTCGCCATCTCGGTGCCGACGCTCAGCCAGGTGGCGGCGGAGGCGGCGTTCGACGGCGTTGCGGAGATGGAGGCGGTGAAGCGCGGCTATCTCGAGAACCGCCGCATCCTCACCGAGGGACTGCCGCGCATCGGCATCGACCGCATCCTGCCGGTCGACGGCGCGTTCTACCTTTACGCCAACGTCAGCGGCTTCACCGACGACAGCCTCGCCTTTGCCCGCTCGATGCTGGCCGAGGCCGGGGTGGCTGCGACGCCGGGCGTCGACTTCGACCCCTATGACGGCCGCCATTTCATCCGCTTCTCCTATGCCGGCGCGGCCGACGACATGCGCGAGGCGGTGGAGCGCATCGGTGGCTGGCTGAAGCGCGGGTGA
- a CDS encoding Rne/Rng family ribonuclease has protein sequence MANKMLIDSTHPEETRVVVVRGNRVEEFDFESAARKQLRGNIYLAKVTRVEPSLQACFVEYGGNRHGFLAFNEIHPDYYQIPVADRLALLEEEKRAARAEREAEDAKLRNDRKRRRRRRPDSAAVAARTVGVDAVVSEAPSPETAEPATAADAVPAVSDALPATESPATEAPEAVAEPTVEPVAAPSERRPAKSDEDEDEDEAEEDEEDEDDEEDDEEDEDDDDEEEDDEDDEDEDEEDDDEDDDEDEDGADKPAKAKVVEIVGSGEALEEMPERVARPLRRQYRIQEVIKRRQVLLVQVVKEERGTKGAALTTYLSLAGRYSVLMPNTARGGGISRKITSAADRKRLKSVAAELEVPEGMGVILRTAGANRTKTEIKRDFEYLLRLWETVRELTLQSSAPALVYEEGSLIKRAIRDLYNKDIDEVLVAGEDGYREAKEFMRMLMPSHAKNVQPYRETAPIFARSGVEPQLDAMFSPTVQLRSGGYIVINQTEALVAIDVNSGRSTREHSIEETALKTNLEASDEVARQLRLRDLAGLIVVDFIDMDEKRNNRAVERRLKEALKNDRARIQVGRISHFGLLEMSRQRIRTGVLESSSEICPHCGGTGHVRAPASVALHVLRAIEDLLIKSASHDLIVRTRTPVALYCLNQKRSHLFELERRFGVLIEIEADDSITGQIQHVIDKGALAKGPVVRAALAPIQPDAIAPEDEEIEEVEAEAEAEVEAEVEVEDTEAEATADNGRDANGRRRRRRRRRGRDDAQGDLPAESAGERDDAPRLAAPQPTGEDDDDDGEDGDEARDGAEAGDANSEERRRRRRRGRRGGRRGRRDREGLPGEDAEAGEGDDEVTLQPTPRLELIPPLVDSAEPATIEAAEPAPQAESHQAEPMPVEVPRVEAPEVEAPKVEVAPVTEPESQPRGEPVHQVLTPDDDNPNRPKRSGWWSRRVG, from the coding sequence ATGGCCAACAAGATGCTTATCGATTCCACCCACCCGGAAGAGACCCGGGTGGTCGTGGTGCGCGGCAACCGGGTTGAGGAGTTCGATTTCGAATCCGCCGCCCGCAAACAGCTCCGTGGCAACATTTATCTCGCCAAGGTCACCCGCGTCGAACCTTCGCTCCAGGCCTGTTTCGTCGAATACGGCGGCAATCGCCACGGTTTCCTCGCCTTCAACGAAATCCACCCCGACTACTACCAGATCCCGGTCGCCGACCGCTTGGCGTTGCTGGAAGAGGAAAAGCGTGCCGCCCGCGCCGAACGCGAGGCCGAGGACGCCAAGCTGAGGAACGACCGTAAGCGCCGCCGTCGCCGGCGGCCTGACAGCGCGGCGGTTGCCGCCCGCACCGTCGGCGTCGACGCCGTGGTGTCCGAGGCGCCGTCGCCGGAGACTGCCGAGCCGGCCACCGCCGCCGACGCGGTGCCGGCCGTGAGCGACGCGCTGCCCGCCACCGAATCGCCGGCCACCGAGGCGCCCGAAGCCGTCGCCGAACCCACCGTCGAGCCCGTCGCCGCGCCGTCCGAGCGCCGTCCCGCCAAGTCTGACGAAGATGAGGACGAAGACGAGGCGGAGGAAGACGAAGAGGACGAGGACGACGAAGAGGACGACGAAGAGGACGAAGACGACGACGACGAGGAGGAGGATGACGAGGACGACGAAGACGAAGACGAGGAGGATGACGACGAAGACGACGACGAGGATGAGGACGGCGCCGACAAGCCGGCCAAGGCCAAGGTCGTCGAGATCGTCGGCTCCGGCGAAGCGCTGGAGGAAATGCCCGAGCGTGTCGCCCGTCCGCTGCGCCGCCAGTATCGCATCCAGGAGGTGATCAAGCGGCGCCAGGTGCTGCTGGTCCAGGTCGTCAAGGAGGAGCGCGGCACCAAGGGCGCGGCGCTGACCACCTACCTCTCGCTCGCCGGCCGCTACTCGGTGCTGATGCCGAACACCGCCCGCGGCGGCGGCATCTCGCGCAAGATCACCAGCGCCGCCGACCGCAAGCGCCTGAAGTCGGTCGCCGCCGAGCTGGAAGTGCCGGAGGGCATGGGCGTCATCCTGCGCACCGCCGGTGCCAACCGCACCAAGACCGAGATCAAGCGCGACTTCGAATATCTGCTGCGGCTGTGGGAGACCGTGCGCGAGCTGACGCTGCAATCGAGCGCGCCGGCGCTGGTCTATGAGGAAGGCTCGCTGATCAAGCGCGCCATCCGCGACCTCTACAACAAGGACATCGACGAGGTGCTGGTGGCCGGCGAGGACGGCTATCGCGAGGCCAAAGAGTTCATGCGCATGCTCATGCCGAGCCATGCCAAGAACGTGCAGCCCTATCGCGAGACCGCGCCGATCTTTGCGCGCAGCGGGGTCGAGCCCCAACTCGACGCGATGTTCTCGCCGACGGTGCAGCTCCGGTCCGGCGGTTACATCGTCATCAACCAGACCGAGGCGCTGGTTGCGATCGACGTCAACTCCGGCCGCTCGACCCGCGAGCATTCGATCGAGGAAACCGCGCTCAAGACCAATCTGGAAGCCTCCGACGAGGTGGCACGCCAGCTTCGCCTGCGCGACCTCGCCGGCCTGATCGTGGTCGACTTCATCGACATGGACGAGAAGCGCAACAACCGCGCCGTCGAGCGCCGGCTGAAGGAAGCGCTGAAGAACGACCGCGCCCGCATCCAGGTCGGCCGCATCTCGCACTTCGGCCTGCTGGAGATGAGCCGCCAGCGCATCCGTACCGGCGTTCTGGAGAGCTCCTCGGAGATCTGCCCGCACTGCGGCGGCACCGGCCACGTCCGCGCCCCGGCATCGGTGGCGCTGCACGTGCTGCGCGCGATCGAGGACCTGCTGATCAAATCGGCCAGCCACGACCTCATCGTGCGCACCCGCACCCCGGTCGCGCTCTACTGCCTCAATCAGAAGCGCTCGCACCTGTTCGAACTTGAGCGCCGCTTCGGCGTGCTGATCGAGATCGAGGCCGATGATTCGATCACCGGCCAGATCCAGCACGTCATCGACAAGGGTGCCCTGGCCAAGGGTCCGGTGGTGCGCGCCGCGCTGGCACCGATCCAGCCCGACGCCATCGCGCCCGAGGACGAGGAGATCGAGGAGGTCGAAGCCGAAGCCGAAGCCGAGGTCGAGGCCGAGGTCGAGGTCGAGGACACCGAGGCCGAGGCGACCGCCGACAATGGCCGCGACGCCAATGGTCGGCGGCGGCGGCGGCGGCGGCGGCGCGGCCGCGATGACGCCCAGGGCGACCTGCCGGCCGAAAGCGCGGGCGAGCGCGATGACGCACCCCGGCTCGCCGCACCCCAGCCGACCGGCGAGGACGACGACGACGACGGCGAGGACGGCGACGAAGCTCGTGACGGTGCCGAGGCCGGCGATGCCAATAGCGAGGAACGGCGGCGGCGGCGGCGGCGCGGACGCCGCGGCGGCCGGCGCGGCCGGCGCGACCGCGAGGGGCTGCCGGGCGAGGACGCCGAGGCCGGCGAGGGCGACGACGAGGTGACGCTGCAGCCCACGCCCCGGCTCGAGCTGATCCCGCCGCTGGTCGACAGCGCCGAGCCGGCGACCATTGAGGCCGCCGAGCCCGCGCCGCAGGCCGAATCGCATCAGGCCGAGCCCATGCCGGTCGAGGTGCCGCGGGTCGAGGCCCCGGAGGTTGAGGCTCCGAAGGTTGAGGTCGCGCCGGTCACGGAGCCGGAATCGCAGCCGCGCGGAGAGCCGGTCCATCAGGTGCTGACCCCGGACGACGACAACCCGAATCGCCCCAAGCGCTCGGGCTGGTGGTCGCGCCGGGTCGGGTGA